GATGATCCGGAAAAAACTTTCGTTCAGGGTACTTAATTCGTGAATATCCATCCGCTCCAAGTCTTCTTTGGCAGCTTCAAAACCGGAAAGGATGCCCCGGGGATCGGTTGCGGTATTGTTTTTCACAAACTCGGAAAACTTAAAGGCCGCGCTTATCCCCACAATGCCGGACATGATCTTTTCAAGGGATGTCACATCGCTTTTCTCGTCGATCCCAGCGGCGGCAAGGATCTCCGAAAGGCGTGTCCAGGAACGGCGATCCGCCCCCTTCTCCAGCCCCGCATCGATCATGATGTCCCCGTCAAGGCAGTCCGGATTCTGCTCAATAAAACTGATGATCCTTGGATCGATTTTCTGTTCCGCAGCCCAGAGGAGCCATTCCCCGGGGGTAGGAGAAAAATAGTAAATATTAAACCGGGAAAGCAAGGCCGGGTCCAGGTCTGTAAGCTGGTACTCCTCCCCTTCGTTGACCGCAGAAATAACCCGGCTTCCCGACGGCAGGGTTCTCCCCGCCAAAGTTTTCGTGAGGATAAGATCCATCACGGTCTGGAGTATCTCCGGCCGGGCCCGGTTCAACTCGTCCAGGAAGAGGATAACCGGTTTACCGTCCAGGGGAAACCACCAGGGGGGCCGGAACTCGGTTTTGCCCGCCGCCGCGTCCAGGGCGGGTAATCCAATAAGGTCTCCGGGATCGCTCATCTGCCCT
This genomic interval from Treponema primitia ZAS-1 contains the following:
- a CDS encoding AAA family ATPase — translated: MGVKINTRELIRILELTPDHQNIMLVGRHGIGKSEIIEQFFSQRKVPVVTLFLGQMSDPGDLIGLPALDAAAGKTEFRPPWWFPLDGKPVILFLDELNRARPEILQTVMDLILTKTLAGRTLPSGSRVISAVNEGEEYQLTDLDPALLSRFNIYYFSPTPGEWLLWAAEQKIDPRIISFIEQNPDCLDGDIMIDAGLEKGADRRSWTRLSEILAAAGIDEKSDVTSLEKIMSGIVGISAAFKFSEFVKNNTATDPRGILSGFEAAKEDLERMDIHELSTLNESFFRIIEIEDDGERIKRYIENLEGYIKWLTDEKRNEVLAHWTTLYESSLYPKTKVAILSHSPFIFQNIISFIDGIKL